Genomic segment of Gemmatimonadota bacterium:
TTCCCGGTGCAGGCGCACGAACACCTGCCGGACCGCGGCCGAGAGACCCTCGTCCAGCGTGAAGCGTTCGCGGGACCAGTCAGCGGATGCCCCGAGACGTCGCAGCTGGCGGTTGATCGTCCCGCCGGATTCCCGCTTCCATGCCCCGACGAACGCCTCGCGGCCGAGCGCCTTGCGGTCCGGGCCGCCCTCGTCCGCCAGCTGCCGCTCCACCACCATCTGGGTGGCGATCCCGGCATGGTCGGATCCCGGCTGCCACAGCACGTCCCGGCCGCGCATGCGCCAGTAGCGGCTGAGGACATCCTGCAGCGTCATGTTGAGCGCGTGCCCGATGTGGAGGCTCCCCGTGACATTGGGGGGCGGCATCATCACGACGAACGGATCCTGGGCGGAGTCCGGGTCGCAGGCAAAGGCGCCCGTGTCCTCCCAGGCCTGGTAGATGCGTGATTCCACGCTGGCCGGCTCGTACGCCCGGCCGATCCGTTGTTCTGGCATGGCTAGGTCGGTTCGTCGGAACGGGGGCCCTCAGGCCGGGATGCGAGCTCGGCCCGGAGCAGGTCGCGGACCGTTGCGTGGAGATTCTCGCGGAGCCACGCCCGGATCAACTCGTCCACCCGGCGGCGCACGTACTCATCGAGCGGGTTGTCGACGCGGGCCTCGAGGCCTGTGGACACCGGGCCTTCCGGATGCGGACCCGCCCGCTCCAGGTCGGCCCGGATCGCCTCCAGGGTCGCCTCGATCCGGTCCTGCGACGATGCGGTCACGAACCGCTCAGAGACCCCAGTGCTCGGCCGTCATCCGGCCGGTGGCTTGGAGCAGTCCGTAGGCTGCAACCTGCAGGACGTGCCGCGCCTCGTCGAGACGGTCCTCGGCCACCAGCAGCTCCTGGTTGGCGTTGAGCACATCGAGGGTCGTGCGGTTCCCGACTTCGGCCTCCCGGCGGACCCCCTCGGAGGCGATACGGTTCGCGCGGGCCGAGGATTCGAGCGCCGTGATCGTCTCGGAAGCACTGCGGAAGCGGTGCCACGCACCCAGTGCCTGCAGCCGGACGTTGCGCATCTCGGCATCGAGCTCGCGCCTCGTCCGCCCCAGCAGCTCCTCGCTGCTGCGCACCGCGGCATCGACGCGCCCGCCGGACCACAGCGGGACGGTGGCGCCGATCCCGACCGACAGGTCCGTCGATGACTCGAAGAACGTGTTCGGGTTGCGCGCGTAGGTGGCGCTCCCGGTCACGTCGAATGTCGGGAGGATCTCGAGCGCCATCGCGTCCTTGCCCCGGGTTGCCGCTTCCACGTTGGCCCGCCGCATGAGGACCGCCGGATGCAGGTGGACGGCACTGTCCTCTACCTCGATCTCGCTGGCGGGAACCGCCGGGAGCTCGTTCGGATAGGCCGCGTTCTCGGAGAAGTCGGAGCCGGTCGCCAGGCGGTATTCCCGGAGCGCATGGTCCAGATCCTGTTCCCGGTTGAGGCTGTCAGCCCGGCGGTCGGCCAGCCGCGCCTCGGCCTGGGCAACATCGGTCGGGGTCACGTCGCCGACCTGGAAGCGCTCCTGCGTCGCCTTGAGATCACTCTGCAACAGCTCCTCGCCCTTGACGGCCAGCTCCAGTCGGGCACGGGCGCGGAACACGTTCAGGTAGGCGATCACCGCGTCATGCAGGACCTGCTGCTCGACCACCTGCAGCCGATAGCGGGCGGCGCCGAGCAGGGACTGCTCCACCCCCACGCGCCCGCGGACCCGGCCGAAGTCAAACACCCGCTTCGAGAGCGACACCCGCGCCGACGTGAGGAGCGGCTTGGCCTCGCTCTGGCTGGACCCGCCGCTGGTCTTCGCCGTCCGTTCGGTCATCGAGGCG
This window contains:
- a CDS encoding TolC family outer membrane protein — its product is EASVSEVGLGNSLTATGNFGASMTERTAKTSGGSSQSEAKPLLTSARVSLSKRVFDFGRVRGRVGVEQSLLGAARYRLQVVEQQVLHDAVIAYLNVFRARARLELAVKGEELLQSDLKATQERFQVGDVTPTDVAQAEARLADRRADSLNREQDLDHALREYRLATGSDFSENAAYPNELPAVPASEIEVEDSAVHLHPAVLMRRANVEAATRGKDAMALEILPTFDVTGSATYARNPNTFFESSTDLSVGIGATVPLWSGGRVDAAVRSSEELLGRTRRELDAEMRNVRLQALGAWHRFRSASETITALESSARANRIASEGVRREAEVGNRTTLDVLNANQELLVAEDRLDEARHVLQVAAYGLLQATGRMTAEHWGL